The DNA window AGTTATTAACTTAATCAAAATCATAAAAAGGGATATTAGGATGCAAATTTCAAGTATATGGATCAGATTATATCATCCCTCCAAATATTATCTGCTCTATGGGCTTCCTCTGGAGTTAAAGAAACTTTGTGGACTATTAATTTATCCTCTTCTTCATATAAAACAAGTGTTTTAGGAGTTAATGAGATGGAATTTGCTATTGCAGTTTTTTCAAAATCAGATTTTCCCTTAACATCTATGTGAGATAAACCCGAGTACCTTTTTAAGAGTATCAAAGGTAAAAAAGAAAATGCATTTTTATACATTTTTAAAAGGCTACCTAAACTGTACACCAACATTTGAATCGTTCCATAAGTGGTGTTTTTAAAAAATAAGTTGGTTACTCTGATTGTTATGATAACACCGAAAACTCCTAATATTAGTGAAAGATCGGAAAAATCGTTAATTAGAACACTCCAAATTGCAAATAAAAAGATGTATGCCATATAAAATCACTTGCCTTATTTAAAGGCTGAGTCAGGATTGTGATTTGCAATTGTTTTTGATATTGTATCTACAATTTCTTCCATTGTTTGTCTTATGTCGTTTGTTTCGACTGAAAAT is part of the Petrotoga sibirica DSM 13575 genome and encodes:
- a CDS encoding Na+/H+ antiporter subunit E — protein: MAYIFLFAIWSVLINDFSDLSLILGVFGVIITIRVTNLFFKNTTYGTIQMLVYSLGSLLKMYKNAFSFLPLILLKRYSGLSHIDVKGKSDFEKTAIANSISLTPKTLVLYEEEDKLIVHKVSLTPEEAHRADNIWRDDII